The Couchioplanes caeruleus nucleotide sequence GCCCGGGGATGCGTAACGAGAGCACCGTTCGGGTAAGAGCGGCGCCATGTCGGATGTCGCGGTTCAGGTGCTCAAGCGGGTGCTGCTCCCCGTCGCTCTGTTGTTCGGCGTGATGGTCGCGCTCGGCCTGCTGATCACGAAGGTCATGCTGCACGTGTGGCCGCTGACCGCGGAGGACTCGATCAACCGGGAGCTGGAACGCGACCGTACGGCCGAGGGCAACGCCGTCTCCGGCTTCTTCAGCATGGTCGGCAGCACCCCGGTGATCATCGGGGTGACCGCGCTGGCCGCGATCGTGCTGCGGCTGACGCTCAAGCGCTGGCGGGAGCCGATCTTCCTGTGCGCGGCGGTTACCGCCCAGGCGCTCGTCTTCTTCTTCACCACGCTGGTCATCGACCGGCACCGGCCGTCCGTCGGCCACCTGGACAGCTCGCCGCCGACGTCCAGCTTCCCGTCGGGGCACACCTCCGCGTCGGTCGCCCTCTACGTCGGGCTGGCGCTGGTGCTGTCGCTGCTGGTGCACCGTACGGGCCTGAAGGCGGCCTGCTGGCTGCTCGTGCTCGTACCGGTCGCGGTGGCCGTGGCCCGGATGTACCGCGGTATGCACCACCCGACCGACGTGCTGGCGTCGTTCTTCAACGGCGCGGTCTGCGTGTGGGTGATGGCCCGCGCGTTCCTCGACCGCAGCGTGCGCTGGGCCCGGGAGCACACGCCCGCGCGCCGCCTCGTTCACGGCTGACGCGTCACGCCCCCCTGCCGGCGCCTTGATCTGGCAGGATCCCGGGGATGTTGCTGCGGCGCGCGCGGGGGGCGTCGGCGCTCCTGCTGGCCGCGGCCGGCGTGGCGCTGACGGCGGCGACGCTGCTCGCCGCGCTCACCGTGTACAGCCGGGCGGTGAGCGAGGCCGGCGTACGCACCGCCGTGGCCGCCGCCGCCCCGGCCGAGCGCTCGATCCTGGTGCGCGGCTCGGCGGGCTCCGACCCCGCCCGGCAGAGCGAGTGGGACGCCACGCTGCGCCGCACGTTCGGTGCGGGGCTGGGCGGCGTGCCCGTGGCGGTCAGCGGCGCCGAGTACGCCGCGGGCTGGGCGCTCGCGGATCCGGCCGGCGGTGCGCGGCCGGACTCGTCCGGGGTCGCGTACGCGTCGGTCCTGCGCCTCGACGACCTTCCCGCGCACGCGGAGCTGGCCGCCGGCCGCTGGGCCTCCCCCGGCGCGTCGCCCGTGCAGATCACGCTCGCCGAGCCGGCCGCGCGGCTCATGGGCCGTACGGCCGGGGACCGGATCCGCCTGACCGACCGCCGCACCGGGCGGATCACCGAGGTCGTGGTGGCCGGCGTGTGGCGGCCGGGCAGCGCCGGCGATCCGTACTGGCGGCTGGCGCCCGAGGCCCTGACCGGGGTGCGCCCGCAGTCCGCGACGTACGGGCCGCTCGCGGTGGAACCGGCCGACTTCGCGGCGCACTTCGCCACCTCCGCGTCCGCCGCGTGGCTGGTGAGCCCGCGGCTGGAGGCGAGCACGCTCGACGAGCTGACCCGCGTCGCCGCCGCTGCGGCAGCGGCCGGGACGGGACTGCCGGAGCCACGCGGGCTGGACCAGTCGAGGTCCGCCGAGACCGGCCTCACCGACCTCGCCGCCCGGCTGACCCGCGCCGACCTGGTCGGCCGGTCCACGCTGGTCACCCCGGCCCTGCTGATCATCGTTCTGGCCGGCTACGCGCTGCTGCTGATGGCCGTCCTGCTCGCCGAGGACCGGCGCGGCGAGACGGCGCTGCTGCGGGCGCGCGGCGCGTCGCGTGGCCGGGTGGCCGGGCTCGCGGTGCGGGAGGCGCTGCTCGTCGTGCTGCCCGCGGCGGTGCTCGCCCCGGTGCTCGGGGTCTGCCTGGTCGCGCTGGCCGGCCGGATCCCGGCGCTGGCCGAGGTGCTCGATCTGCGTCCCCGGCTCACCGCCTCGACGTGGCTGGTGGCGGCGGTGGCCGCGGCGGGGTGCGCGCTGGCCGTCGCGGGGCCGGCCGCGCGGCGCGATCGCGGGTACGCCGCCGAGCTGGCCGCCCGTTCCCGGCCGCGTACCCGGTCCGTGGCGCTGCGCGCGGGCCTCGACCTCGTACTGCTGGCGCTGGCCGTGCTGAGCTGGCTGCAGCTGCGCCAGTACGCGTCCCCGCTGTCGGGCACGGGCTCCGGGGGCGGCCTGGGCATCGACCCGCTGATCGCCGCGGCCCCGACGCTGGGCGTGGTCACGGGGGCCGTGCTCACGCTGCGGCTGCTGCCCCCGGCGGCCCGCCTCGCCGCCCGCCTCGCGGAACGGGCCGCCGACAGCGCCGCCGTGCTCGGCGCCTGGCAGGCCGGCCGCCGCTCGCACGCGGGCCCGATGGTCCTGGTGGCGCTGGCGGTCGCCGCCGGTACGGTCTCGTGGTGCCTGGCCGCCACGTCCGGGCGCTCCGCCGCCGACCAGGCCGACCTGCGCACCGGCGCCGACCTGCGGGTGGTCGAGGCCGGCATCCCGCCCGCGGACCGGCCCGCCGTCCTCGCCGCGCTGCCGGGAGTCACCGCGGCGCTGCCCGGCGTACGCGCCGACGTTCCCCTCGCCACGGGCGGACCGGCGGCGCGGCTCGTCGCCGTGGACGCGGTGACCGGGGCCCGGGTGGTGCACCTGCGCGACGACCTCGCCGGCGGTGACCCGGGCGGGCTGTGGCGTCGGCTGGCCGCCGCCCGGCCCGCGCCGGCGTACGCCACGGTGCCGCGCCGGGGCGTCCTCACCGCGGCTGCGGGCGTACGCACGACGGCCGTGATCGCCGGCCCCACCGGCTTGCAGGCGCGGATACCGGTCGAGCCGGACACCGCCGGCCGGTTCACGCTGACGCCGCCGCCGGGCGCCTGGTCGCTGGCCGGTTTCCTGGTCGAGGCGCCCGCCGCGGTGCCCGGGTCCACGATGGACTGGCGGATCGAGGGGCTGGACGTGCCCCCGGCCGCACGGGACTGGCAGACGGCGGACCGGGCGTCGACGGGACCGGTGGCGCGTCCCCGGCCGGACGCCCTGACGGCCGCCTACCGCGTGCCCCGGTCGGGCCAAGTCGACTTCGCCGTCGTCCCGGCCACCGCCACGCCGGTTCCCGTGGCGGCCACCCCCGGCGCGCTCGCCGGGCTGCGTCTGCGTACCGGGGAGTCCACCACCCTCACCGTCAGCGGCGTACGCGTGGACGTCGCTGTCGTCGCCACGATCGCCGCCGTACCCGGTACCGACGGCGGGCCGGCGCTGCTCGCCGACCTTCCGTCGCTCAACGGCCAGGTGCTGAGCCGGCGCGGCGTCGTCCCGGCGCCCCAGGAGTGGTGGCTGGCCACGCGGCCGGCGCAGCACGCCGGCGCAGCGGTCGCCGCGGCGCGGCTGGACGGCGTGGAGGTCGTCGACCGGCGGGCGCTGGCCGCCGCCGGCCGCGACCCGTTCGGGGCCGGCGCCCGCGGCGCGCTGTTCGGTGCCGCCCTGGCCGCCGTCCTGCTGGCCGCGGTCGGCGCCGCGGTCGACGTGCAGGCCACGACCCGGCGCCGGGCGGACGAGCTGGCCGTGCTGCACGCCCTCGGCGCGAGTCCCCGGCTGCTGACCCGGTCCCTGCTCGTGGAGCAGGGCTTCCTCGCCGGGATCGGCGCGCTCGCCGGGCTGCTGGCCGGGGTGCTCGTCGCGATCGCGATGGCGCCGCTGCTGGTGCTCACGCCCGCCGCCGGGCGACCGGTGCCGGTGCCGCTGGCGGACGTCGAGTGGGTCCGGGCCGCCGGCACCGGGACGCTGCTCGTCGTCCTCGCGCTCGCGCTGACCGCCCTGGCCGGGGCCGGCCTGCACCGCCGCCTCGCCTCCGGCCCGCTCACCGTGGGGCAGGACCGGTGACCGCCGTGCTGCGCCGTGCCCGCGCGTACGCCGGCGAGCTGGCCCTGCTCGCCCTCCTCGCCCTGGTCGCCACCGTGCTGGTGAGCGGTGTGCCGAAGGTCGCCAACGGCTACACCGACGCGGGGCTGCGCGCCGACATCGCCCGGTTGCCGGACACCGTCCGCGACCTGACCTTCCGCAGCGTGCCCGCGGGCTTCGCGCAACGCCCCGACGACGACGTCGTGCGCGACGGCGCCGACCGGCTGGACGCCTACCGGAAGCGGCTGCCCGCGCCGCTGCCGGGGCTGATCAGCGAGCAGTGGTACACCGCTCGGCTCGGACCGGCCGGGGTCAGCACCGGCGGCGACGTGGCACCGTTCTCCGGCAAGTGCCCGCCGAGCCTGTCGGTGCGGACGCTGACCGGCGCCGACCGCGCGACCCGGATGGTGCAGGGCCGCGCACCCGCCTCGGCCGGCACGATCGAGGCGACCGTGGCGCGCCCGGCGGCCGCCGCCGTCGGCCTGCGGGTCGGTTCCACGTTCACGCTGACCGGCTCGCAGGGCACCGTGCCCGTCCGCGTGGTCGGCATCTTCGAGCAGCTCGATCCCGCGGCCGCGATGTGGACCGGCATGCCGCTCACCCGGACCTCCTGCCCGAACCCGAGCGACGGCACCGTCGTGCAGGCCGGCCTGCTCACCGACCCGGCCGGCATCCGGCTGGCCGCCGACCGCACCGACGACGTGGTGCACGAGTGGCGGTACCGGCTGGACGAGGACCGCCTGTCGGCCCGGGACGTGCCGGCGCTCGCCGCGGCCGTGGCATCCGCGCGCCGCAACGCGCCGGCGCTGACCGTCCTCGCCGGCGACCTCGAGGCGGTGCTGAGCCGCTACACGCGTGAGCAGGACGCCGTGGCCGCGCTGCTGGCCGTCGTGCAGGCCGGCGTCCTGGCGACCCTGCTGGGCCTGACGGCGCTCGCCGCGGGGCTGGTCGCCGACCGGCGCCGCGCCGAGTTCGCCCTGATCCGGGCGCGCGGCGGCGCCGCCGCGACGATCGGTGGCCGGCTGCTGGCCGAGACGCTGCTGGTGGTGCCCGCCGCGGTGCTCGCCGGCCGGCTCGCCGCGGCCCAGCTCCCCGGACGCGCGCCCGCGCACGGCTGGCTGCCGCTGCTCGCGGTGGCCGTCGTCGCCACCCTGACCGCGCCCGTGCTGGCCACGGTGGCGCAGCGGCATCCGGCGTTCACCGGCCGGCGCCGGGACCTCGCGCGGTCCCGGCCGTCGGCGCGGCGCCTGGTCGCGGAGGGGTTCGTCGTGCTGCTGGCGGTGCTCGGCGTGCTGCTGGTACGCCGCCGCGGCCTCGCGCCGGGCGACGGCGTGGACCCGTACCTGGTGGTGGTGCCGGTGCTGCTCCCCGTGGCGGCGGCGCTGGTCGTCCTGCGGCTGCTGCCGTGGCCGCTGCGGCTGGCCGGGCACCTGGCCGCGCGCGCCCGGGGCGCGGTGCCGTTCCTCGGCCTCGCCGGGGCGGGGCGCGGCTCGCCGGTGCACGTCGCGCCGCTGGCGGTGCTCGTGGTGGCGGTCGCCACCGGCGTGTTCACCGGCACGGTGACCGGCTCGATCGCCGACGCCCGCGACCGCGCGACGGACCTCGACGTGGCCGGCGACGTGCTGGTCACCGGCGGCGGTTTCGGGGCGGGCACCGGGCCCGCGCTGGCCGCCGTGCCCGGCGTGCGGGCGGTGGCGCCGATGTGGTCGGACACCACATCGCTGGATCCGGCGCGAGGACAGGTACGGGTACTCCTCGTCGACGTCCCGGCCGTCGACCGGGTGCTGCGGCTCAGCCGCAACGGCCTGCGGCTGCCGTCCGCGCTGACCCGGCCCGTCCCCCGCGGCGCCCCGGTGCCCGCGCTGGTCTCGCCGGACCTCGCGTCGCAGATCGGCGACGACAGCACGGTGGACGTTCAGGGCACGGAGTACCGGTTCCGGGTCGCCGCGGTCGCCACGGGGGTGCCGGGGCTGGGCGTGGGTGCGCAGCGGTTCGTCGTGCTGCCCGCCGGGGCGCTGCCCGTACCGGCCGGGCGGCCGCTGTGGTTCAACCGCTTCGTCGTCGCGGGCGCCGGCGCGGACCCCGCGGCGCTGCGCCGCGCCGGCGACGCGGGGCAGCTCGCGTACCTGACGGGCGGGCTCGGCCGGGCGCCGGCGGACTGGGCGCTGCCGCCGACGACCGTCACGACCTGGGACGGCCGGCGGGCGGACCTGGAGGACAACGGCGTCAACCGGGTGCTCAGCTTCACCTTCGCCGCGGGTACGGCGGGCGCGGTCCTGCTGGCGCTGCTCGCCGTGGCCTTCGCAGTGCTCGCCGGCGCGCCGGGGCGGGGCGTCACGCTGTCGCGGCTGCGCACTCTGGGGCTCTCCGCGGCGCACGGGCGCGGGCTGCTGCTGTACGAGCTGCTGCCGCTGCTCACGGTCGCGCTGCTCGCGGGCGGCGTGGCCGGCGTGGCGCTGCCAAGGCTCATCGGGCCGGCGCTGGGCCTGTCCGGATTCACCGCGGGGGTGGCGACCCGCGAACGCGTCGACCCCGTGCTCGCCGGCGGCGCTTTCGCCACGGTGCTGCTCGCCGTCGGCGCGGCGCTGCTGGTGGAGAGCCTCGCCAACCGCCGGATGCGGCTGGGCGAGACGCTGCGGCTCGGAGAGGAGTACCGATGACCGAGGACCTCGCCGGCCTGGAACGCCGGGCGGCGCAACGGGCGGCCGCGCGGGCGGGCGGCGCGGACCGGCTGGCCGGGCACATCGTCTGCGACGGCCTGGTACGGATCTACCGGACGGACGGTGTCGAGGTGGTCGCCCTGCAGGGCCTCGACCTCGTGGTGGACCGCGGGGAGCTGGTGGCGATCGTCGGCGCGTCCGGCTCCGGCAAGTCCACCGTGCTCAACATCCTGTCCGGGCTCGACGTACCCACCGCCGGGGTGGCCCGGGTCGCCGGGTACGACCTGCTGACCATGTCGGCGAAGAGCAGGCTCGCGTACCGGCGGCACACCGTGGGCTTCGTGTGGCAGCAGACCGCGCGCAACCTGCTGCCGTACCTCGACGCGCGGGAGAACGTCGAGCTGCCCGTACGGATGGCCCGGGGCAGTCGCCGCGCGGCCCGCGCCCGGGCCGGGGAGCTGCTGGAGCTGGTCGGGCTCGCCGACCGCGCCGACCGGCGGCCGGGGCGCCTCAGCGGCGGCGAACAGCAGCGCTGCGCGGTCGCCGTGGCGCTGGCGAACGACCCCGAGGTGCTGTTCGCCGACGAGCCGACCGGTGAGCTGGACGAGGCGACCGCGGCGGAGGTCTTCGGCGCGCTGCGGACGGTGAACGCCGAGCTGGGCGTCACCGTGGTGGTGGTGACCCACGACCGCGCCGTCGCCGGGGAGGTGCGCCGGGCGGTCGCCATCCGCGACGGCCGGACCGCCGCGGAGGTACGCCGCTCCGCGCGCCGCGGCACCGACGGCACGGAGGAGCTGGTCAGCGAGGAGTACGCGGTGCTGGACCGCGCCGGCCGCCTGCAGTTGCCGGCCGCGTTCGTCGAGGCGCTGACCCTGCGTGACCGGGTACGGCTGACCCTGGAACCCGATCACGTGGCCGTACGGCCCGGCGAGGAGCGCTGATGTCCGGCACGGTCATCCGGGTCACCGGCGTGGGGCGCGACTTCCCGGCCGGCGACGGTGTCGTGCACGCCCTGCGCGGGGTCTCGTTCACGGTGGGGCGCGGCGAGCTCGTCGCCGTCCGCGGCCGGTCCGGCGCCGGCAAGTCGACCCTGCTGAACCTGATCGGCGGGCTGGACCGGCCGACCACCGGCCGGATCGAGGTGGCCGGGCACGACGTGGGCGCGGCCGCCGAGCGGGACCTGCTGGAGCTGCGCCGGTCCACGATCGGCTTCATCTTCCAGTCGTTCGGGCTGATCCCGATCCTGTCCGCGGCCGAGAACGTCGGCGTGCCGCTGCGGCTCGCGCGCCGCCCGGCCGCCGAGCGTGAGCAGCGGGTCGCGGTGCTGCTGGAGCTGGTCGGGCTGGGCGCGCACACGGCGCAGCGGCCGTACGAGATGTCCGGCGGCCAGCAGCAGCGCGTGGCGGTGGCGCGGGCGCTCGCGAACGATCCGCAGGTGCTGATCGCCGACGAGCCGACCGGTCAGCTCGATTCCGACACCGGCCGCTCCATCATGGACCTGCTCCGCGCGGTGGTGGACGCGCGCGGGACGACGGCGCTGGTCGCCACCCACGACCCGGGCCTGATGGACCGCGCCGACCGGGTGCTCACCCTGCGCGACGGCGCGCTGGTGGACGAGGGTCAGGAGGAGAACGGGTCGTAGCCGTCGTTGTTGCACGTACGGCGCTGCGCGATGCAGTTCCGGACGCGCTGGTTCATCGCCGGAACGTTCCACATCACGAACGCGTCGCCGTGCATCGACGAGGCGCTGCGCCCCGCCGGGTCGGACGAGAGGTAGTAGCCGGCCTTCGTGCCCGTCGCCCCGTACGCGATGTCGAAGGTCAGCGCGGGGATCCGTACGGGGTGGCCGGCCGGGCAGCCCTGGTCGGTCCCGAACGCCACGTGGTCCCTGTGGTTGGGGCTGTCCAGGTTCCTGCCGTCCCAGCAGTCGGGGAACTGCAGCATGAAGTGCAGGCCGGCCGGCTTGCCGCAGATCGGCCAGTTGCCGTTGTCGCTGCGGGCGTACCCGTCGATGTCTCCCGGCCCGTAGAAGGCGCAGTAGAACTGGCCCTGCGCGCCGCGCGGGGTGGGTTGCCGCTTCTTGGCGTCGCCGGCGATGAGGCGCAGGCCGTTCGGCATCGGCATGATGCCGTCCGAGTTCTTCCGGATCGACCGGTAGTACACCCGGAAGCCGGTGGTCTCGACCGGCTTCTTCGTGGCCGCCTCGTAGAGGGTGGGCACCCAGTAGGCGGAGTGGTCCACGACCGGCTTGCAGGTGGTGGCGGTGAACTTCATCAGATCACCGGCTTTCGTGTACGCGTCGACGCGCTTGTTGCCGACGAACGAGTGCATGTGCGAGGCACCCGGCAGCCCCGGGGCGACGATGGGGTCGTCGGCCCTGCGGTGGCTGTACCGGCAGTCGGCGCGGAACTCGGGCAGGTTCCCGGCGCCGCCCGCGGGTTCCGCCTTCGTCGCCTCGTACGCGGCGACCTGCGCGTTCCACGCTGCCCGGTCGACCGGGATCCACCCGGTTGCCGTGGCCCGGCGGGTGGCGGGCGCCGAAGCGGCGGCCGACGGCGAGGCCGCGGACGCGGACGGAGCTGTGGACGAGCGTGCGGCGGCGACCGATGCGGGCTGCGAGGACGCCGGCCCGGCCGAGGGCGCGGACGGCGCCGGGGACTGCAGGGCCACCGGCCGGCCGCCCGCGTGATCGACCGTCACGGCCGCCGTGGCGATCAGGAGGACCGCCCCGCCGGCGGCGGCGACGGCCACGCCGCGCCCGCGCCGGGCGTGACGGCCGGGACGCTGCGGCGGCGGGTTCCCGGCGGGCTTGCTGAATGTCGGCACGGCGGAATGGTAGGCGGCTCCCGGCCTGCGCCGGGAGCCGCTTAAACCGCAGCAAAGAATGACTGTCCTTCAGGTCGGATTCCGCGAGAAAGCGTTAGCGGCGGCCTCCTCGACCCACGTTCTCCGGGCGGCGTGCGTCGACCGGATAGCTTGTCGGGCGTGAAGGACCAGAGGCGCCGGCGGACGAGGACGATCGGGATCGCGGCCGCGGGTGCCGTGGTGCTCGCGGCCCTCGGTGGCCTCGCCGTGCACCGGATGCAACCGGCCGGGGACTGCACGGTCGAACGCCTGGCGCTGCCGTCGGGTGACCCGTACAGCCTCGTGTCCGGGATGGATCCGGCCGGGCGCTTCGTCGTCGGCCGGACCCTGCGGGAGGCCGGCACGTCCCGCCTCGATCTGCTGGTCTGGCACGGCGGCGAGCCGCGCCGGGCCGAGCTGCCGGGCGAGGGCCAGGTGCCGCGCGGCGTCAACGGGAACGGCGTCGTGGTCGGCACCACGGAGATCCACTCGGCCGCCGGTCCGATCGCCCTCCGGTCCTGGGTGTACCGGGACGGCGACGTGGCCCTGCTGCCCGGCACCGAGGTGAGCGAGGCGCTGGCCGTCTCCGACAGCGGCGTGGTGGTGGGCACCGACGGCAAGCGCCCGGTGCTCTGGCGTCCCTCGGCCGGCACCCCGTCGCCGCTCCCGGTGCCCGCCGGCGCCCCGTCCGAGGGGAAGGCGTACGGCATCAGCGCCGACGGGCACACGATCGTGGGCGTGCTCGGTTCCGGGCTGCTCCGCCCGTACGTGTGGCCGGCCGCCGGGAAACCGCGGGAACTGCCCCTGCCGGTGGTCGGCGGCGAGACGGCGACGGGCGCGATCGCCCAGTCGGTCACCGGTGACTGGGTCGCGGGTATGGCCACCACGCGCGGTGACGACGGCGTGCCGGTGCGCTGGAACCTCCGTACCGGCCAGGCGCAGGCGTTCCCGGAGTACGGCCTCGCCGGCGGCACGGTCAGCGCCGACGGCCGGATGACCGCCGCGGGCGGGGGTGGCCGTGCCCTGCTGGTCGGCGCCCAGCAGACCACGACGCTGCGGCGGCTCGGCGACGCCGCCGGCTCCCGGGACACCGCCGAGGCGATCAGCCGGGACGGCCGCAGCGTCGCCGGCAACGCGGCATCGGCGCAGGGCGGCACGGTCCCCGTCGTCTGGCGCTGCTAGGACAGGTTCTCGACGGCCGGCGACACACGCCGCTTCACCATGGCCGGCGACGGCCGCGCGCGGCGGTCAGCCCGCCGATCGCCACTGCACGAGCGCCGCCGTGGCGTCGTCGCGCAGCTCGCCGTTCTCGTACGAGACGATGGTGTGGATCAGGTGGCGCATCAGCTCGGGCGCCGGGATCTCCCGGTGCATCTCCTGGCGGACGAAGGCGCTCAGCCGGTCGAGCCCGAAGAGCTCCCCGTCCGCCGAGCGCGCCTCGGTGATGCCGTCGGTGTAGAACACGAGTGCGTCGCCGCGCTGCAGCGTCATCTCGGTGACGCCGGGCGGCCGGGGCAGCATGTGCCCGAGGCCCAGCGGCAGCGCCGTCGGGGTGGGCAGCGCGGGCATCTCCTGGTCGCCGCGCAGGTGCAGCTCGGCGGGGTGCCCGGCCGCGATCCGCCGGTACGTGCCGGTCGCCGTGTCCAGTTCGGCCAGGACCGCCGTGACGAACGCGCCCGGGTACTGCGCGCGGATCCACTTGTCGATCGACCGGTACGTGTCGGCGAGCCCGAGCCCGCAGCGGCGCGCGTTGCGGTACGTGTTGAGCGTCAGCGTGGTCAGCGCGCTCGCCCCGATGCCGTGCCCCACGGTGTCGAAGAGCGCGACGTGCACGAGGTCGCCGTTGGCCGCATAGTCGAAGGCGTCGCCGCCGACGTCGTAGCACGGCTCGAGGACCGCGGTGACGAGCGTGCCGTTGGCGGCGAACGTCAGCGGCGGCAGCTGGTTCCAGATGATCTCGGCGGCGAGCTGCATGGGCTGGCGGCGGCGGGTCAGCTCGACCGCGTCGCCGTAGAAGCGCCGGCTGGCGATGAGCTCCGCGACCAGGGCCGCGATCGCCTCGAGGTCGCGGCGCAGGGGCTCGTCCGGAGCGGCGTCGAGCCAGACCTCGAGCACGCCGAGACGTTCCGCCCCGTGCAGCAACGGCACCCACAGGCAGGGCTCCGCGTACGCCGTGCGTGCCGTGCTGAAGGCCTGCCCGGCCAGCGTGTCGTCGACCTTGCGCGGCGCGCTGTCCGATGCGGTCCCGTGCAGCGGCCACAGCGAGATCTGCTCGTAGTCCACCATGAGCGCGGTGATCCGGGCGGCGCCCAGCAACGGCGCCACCGCGTCCAGGATGGGCGGCAGATCCTCCGGCCGACTGCGGTGGCGCAGATCGAGCAGACGTCGCACCGCTTCCATGGGGTCGGCCATGCCTTGTTCCCTTCCCCCCGCGCCCGTGCGCTCAATCACCGAGCCATCGAGTCAGGCCGGTCGATCTGCTCGGTGGCCGCCGGGCTGCCCTGGACGCTACCCCGCCGACGGTGGCACCCGCCGCGGGGTGGCTGCCCGGCGGACGGTCGCCGGGTGCCGGCGCAGGCACCGCCGCGCCGGTCGTGGCACTGGGCCGTGAGCTGGTAGGTGATCCCGCGAAGCCTGCCGCCCGGCCATCCGGGGGCCGCGTCATCCGCGGACGGGGCCGGCGGACGCCCCGCCCCGGTCAGCCGCGGCCGGCGCCGACCATCTCGGGTGAGTCGACGTCCCCGCCGAAGCCCTGCCGCTGCATCGCGCCCCACACCGCCCGGCGGCCGCGGACCGCCCCGAGCACCCCGGCGATCTGCCACACCGCCAGCACCTGCCGGTAGCCGAAGTTCTCCAAAACCGCCGCCGCCACCCCGCGGGCCATGTCGCTCCACCGGGGATAACGGTGGAACGACACCTCCTCGATGAACAGCGAGACCAGGCTGACGAGCAGGCCGTAGCCGTACGCGACCAGCACGAAGCGCCAGAAGAAGCCGACGTCCACCGCGTCGATCCACAGCCCGAGCGGGAGCAGCACGACCGCCGCCAGCTCCACGAACGGCGCCAGGAGCTCGAAGAGCACGTAGTACGGCAGGGCGAGCAGGCCGATGCGCCCGTACCGCGGGTTGAGGATCATCCGGCGGTGCTTGCGGAGGATCTCCGCGATGCCCCGGTGCCAGCGGCGGCGCTGCCGGCCCAGCACGCGCAGCGTCGCGGGCGCCTCGCTCCAGCTGACCGGCTCGGCGACGAAGATCACGCGGTAGTCGTGCCGCCGGGTCGCCCGCAGGTGGTTGTGCAGGCGGACGACCAGCTCGGCATCCTCGCCGATCGTGTCCGGGTCCATCCCGCCGACGGCGACGACCAGGTCACGGCGGAACACGCCGAAGGCGCCCGAGATCACCACCAGGCCGCCGAGCCGGGACCAGCCCGTACGGCCCATGAGGAAGGCGCGCAGGTACTCGACGACCTGGACGCGTACCAGCCATTGCCGGGGCATGCGGACGTCGACCACCCGCCCGCCGACCACCCGGCAGCCGTTGGCGATCCGGACCACGCCGCCGCACGCCGCAACGCGCAGCGGGTCGTCACCGAAGGGCTTGGCGACCGACAGCAGCGCGTCCGGGTCGAGCACCGAGTCGGCGTCGACCATGCAGACCAGCGGGTGCCGGGCCAGGTTGATGCCGACGTTGAGGGCGTCGGCCTTGCCGCCGTTGGTCTTGCGCACCACGGTCAGCGTCTGCGGGTTGGCGCGGGCCACGTGCACCGAGAGCACCTGCGACCGGTACGGCACCTCCGCCGGCACCACCCGCGGCACCTCGACCAGGTCGAAGTGGGCCCGCAGCTGCTCGAACGTGTCGTCGGAGGAGCCGTCGTCCACGACCACGACCTCGTAGCGCGGATATCGCAGCGCGGTCATCGCCTGCACCGCGGCCA carries:
- a CDS encoding PP2C family protein-serine/threonine phosphatase; translated protein: MADPMEAVRRLLDLRHRSRPEDLPPILDAVAPLLGAARITALMVDYEQISLWPLHGTASDSAPRKVDDTLAGQAFSTARTAYAEPCLWVPLLHGAERLGVLEVWLDAAPDEPLRRDLEAIAALVAELIASRRFYGDAVELTRRRQPMQLAAEIIWNQLPPLTFAANGTLVTAVLEPCYDVGGDAFDYAANGDLVHVALFDTVGHGIGASALTTLTLNTYRNARRCGLGLADTYRSIDKWIRAQYPGAFVTAVLAELDTATGTYRRIAAGHPAELHLRGDQEMPALPTPTALPLGLGHMLPRPPGVTEMTLQRGDALVFYTDGITEARSADGELFGLDRLSAFVRQEMHREIPAPELMRHLIHTIVSYENGELRDDATAALVQWRSAG
- a CDS encoding DUF1996 domain-containing protein, whose product is MPTFSKPAGNPPPQRPGRHARRGRGVAVAAAGGAVLLIATAAVTVDHAGGRPVALQSPAPSAPSAGPASSQPASVAAARSSTAPSASAASPSAAASAPATRRATATGWIPVDRAAWNAQVAAYEATKAEPAGGAGNLPEFRADCRYSHRRADDPIVAPGLPGASHMHSFVGNKRVDAYTKAGDLMKFTATTCKPVVDHSAYWVPTLYEAATKKPVETTGFRVYYRSIRKNSDGIMPMPNGLRLIAGDAKKRQPTPRGAQGQFYCAFYGPGDIDGYARSDNGNWPICGKPAGLHFMLQFPDCWDGRNLDSPNHRDHVAFGTDQGCPAGHPVRIPALTFDIAYGATGTKAGYYLSSDPAGRSASSMHGDAFVMWNVPAMNQRVRNCIAQRRTCNNDGYDPFSS
- a CDS encoding ABC transporter ATP-binding protein, producing the protein MSGTVIRVTGVGRDFPAGDGVVHALRGVSFTVGRGELVAVRGRSGAGKSTLLNLIGGLDRPTTGRIEVAGHDVGAAAERDLLELRRSTIGFIFQSFGLIPILSAAENVGVPLRLARRPAAEREQRVAVLLELVGLGAHTAQRPYEMSGGQQQRVAVARALANDPQVLIADEPTGQLDSDTGRSIMDLLRAVVDARGTTALVATHDPGLMDRADRVLTLRDGALVDEGQEENGS
- a CDS encoding glycosyltransferase family 2 protein — protein: MSEEIVREILRGTDLAIFGYFVALNSSYLLLMVMAGLEFGRHLRRVPFAGADDMFRSPLTLPVSVIVPAYNEGASIVAAVQAMTALRYPRYEVVVVDDGSSDDTFEQLRAHFDLVEVPRVVPAEVPYRSQVLSVHVARANPQTLTVVRKTNGGKADALNVGINLARHPLVCMVDADSVLDPDALLSVAKPFGDDPLRVAACGGVVRIANGCRVVGGRVVDVRMPRQWLVRVQVVEYLRAFLMGRTGWSRLGGLVVISGAFGVFRRDLVVAVGGMDPDTIGEDAELVVRLHNHLRATRRHDYRVIFVAEPVSWSEAPATLRVLGRQRRRWHRGIAEILRKHRRMILNPRYGRIGLLALPYYVLFELLAPFVELAAVVLLPLGLWIDAVDVGFFWRFVLVAYGYGLLVSLVSLFIEEVSFHRYPRWSDMARGVAAAVLENFGYRQVLAVWQIAGVLGAVRGRRAVWGAMQRQGFGGDVDSPEMVGAGRG